A section of the Streptomyces sp. CG1 genome encodes:
- a CDS encoding transposase: MNDEEVMLQAIRITLRLRAQRIGQLAEQIQDLEGRLARLAERHAPQLLTVVGIGPNTAVTLLITVGDNPERLGNEASFAARCGVSPVERSSGSRQFRRLNRGSDRQASAALHRIVQTRLRFDPRTQDYYELRIKEGKTRREIGPHSHNPRQ, translated from the coding sequence TTGAACGATGAAGAGGTCATGCTGCAGGCCATCCGCATCACACTGCGTCTGCGGGCCCAGCGCATCGGGCAACTCGCCGAGCAGATCCAGGATTTGGAGGGCCGACTGGCCCGACTCGCGGAACGCCACGCCCCCCAGCTGCTCACCGTGGTGGGCATCGGTCCGAACACGGCCGTCACTTTGCTGATCACGGTGGGGGACAACCCGGAACGCCTGGGCAATGAGGCTTCCTTCGCGGCACGGTGCGGGGTCAGCCCGGTCGAGCGTTCCTCGGGCAGTCGGCAGTTCCGTCGCCTCAACCGTGGCAGCGACCGGCAGGCCAGCGCCGCCCTGCACCGGATCGTGCAGACTCGCCTGCGCTTCGACCCGCGCACCCAGGACTACTACGAACTCCGCATCAAGGAGGGCAAGACCCGACGCGAAATCGGCCCACACAGTCATAACCCCCGTCAATAG
- a CDS encoding helix-turn-helix transcriptional regulator, protein MAMTNNFGIALRGWRERLSPLAGGLESDADRRIPGLRREELARLAGLSVDYVVRLEQGRARNPSAQVVTALARALRLDTSERDHLFRCAHLAPPSNGDVPLHVPPSVHRLVRQLGDAPVAVYAADWTLVSWNRKWTATIGDPGTYGWDQGNLVAGMFRSSGGHRVDSIAAWPVRSWAGDEEEEESLVADLRVTAAAYPDDARLTSLVDRLLHTSPRFAHLWSNGTAGLHTGDRKTIEHPLVGDVTLDLDVLMVPGSDLRIVAYTAVAGTDDAEKLDALRADSYQ, encoded by the coding sequence ATGGCCATGACGAACAACTTCGGCATCGCCCTGCGAGGCTGGCGGGAGCGCCTTTCGCCCTTAGCGGGCGGGCTGGAATCCGACGCCGACCGGCGCATCCCCGGTCTGCGCCGCGAGGAACTGGCCCGCCTGGCCGGTCTGTCGGTCGACTACGTGGTGCGGCTCGAACAGGGCCGCGCCCGCAACCCCTCCGCCCAGGTCGTCACAGCCCTGGCCAGAGCCCTACGCCTGGACACCTCCGAGCGTGACCACCTGTTCCGCTGCGCCCACCTCGCGCCGCCCTCCAACGGCGACGTACCCCTGCACGTGCCGCCGAGCGTCCACCGGCTCGTCCGCCAACTGGGCGACGCGCCAGTCGCGGTCTACGCCGCCGACTGGACGCTGGTCAGCTGGAACCGGAAGTGGACCGCCACCATCGGTGACCCCGGTACCTACGGCTGGGACCAGGGCAATCTCGTCGCGGGGATGTTCCGCTCCAGCGGCGGTCACCGGGTCGATTCCATTGCCGCCTGGCCGGTACGGTCCTGGGCGGGCGACGAGGAAGAGGAGGAGTCCCTCGTCGCCGATCTGCGGGTCACGGCAGCGGCCTACCCCGACGACGCCCGCCTCACCTCGCTCGTCGACCGGCTGCTGCACACCAGCCCCCGCTTCGCCCACCTGTGGTCCAACGGCACCGCCGGCCTCCACACCGGCGACCGCAAGACCATCGAACACCCCCTGGTCGGCGACGTGACCCTCGACCTCGACGTCCTCATGGTCCCCGGCTCCGATCTCCGTATCGTCGCCTACACGGCCGTCGCCGGAACCGACGACGCCGAAAAGCTGGACGCTCTACGCGCGGACTCGTACCAGTAG